From the genome of Alosa alosa isolate M-15738 ecotype Scorff River chromosome 18, AALO_Geno_1.1, whole genome shotgun sequence, one region includes:
- the mrpl57 gene encoding ribosomal protein 63, mitochondrial encodes MFLTLALLRKGIPGKQWIGKYRRPRPITWQMKRNTVKQLEREAENEYWLSRAYMSAEQELGHAAARRRRMWESIREERFVARFPEHKRLDDHLSHLNTTKTWSS; translated from the coding sequence ATGTTCCTAACTCTGGCCCTCCTGCGGAAGGGCATCCCGGGTAAGCAGTGGATCGGCAAGTACCGGCGCCCGCGGCCCATCACCTGGCAGATGAAGCGCAACACGGTGAAGCAGCTGGAGCGCGAGGCGGAGAACGAGTACTGGCTCAGCCGCGCGTACATGAGCGCAGAGCAGGAGCTGGGCCACGCGGCGGCACGGCGCAGGCGGATGTGGGAGAGCATTCGCGAGGAGCGCTTCGTCGCCAGGTTCCCCGAGCACAAGCGACTGGACGACCACTTGAGCCACCTCAACACCACCAAGACGTGGTCCAGCTAG